Sequence from the Seonamhaeicola sp. ML3 genome:
GGAACCTTAATATGGATTATTATGTATTGAGTTATAACCTAGAAAAGGCCAAAGAACAATTTAAGCAGGTTCCAAAAATGATGGAAGCTTTTGAGCATTGGTTTGGACAATATCCGTTTTATGCCGATAGCTTCAAGTTAGTTGAAGCACCTTACCTAGGTATGGAACATCAAAGCTCGGTTACTTATGGCAATGAGTTCAAAAACGGATATTTAGGTAGAGATTTGTCGGGAACTGGATGGGGCTTAAAATTCGATTTTATTCTAGTACATGAATCTGGGCATGAGTGGTTTGCTAACAATATTACCAACAAGGATGTCGCCGATATGTGGATTCATGAAGGTTTTACGGCCTATTCCGAAAATCTGTACTTAGACTATCATTTTGGGAAAGAGGCTTCAGCAGACTATGTTATTGGAACTCGTAAACTTATCGCAAACAAAAACCCAGTTATTGGGACTTATAACGTTAATAAATCCAGTGAAGGTACAGATATGTATTATAAAGGTGCCAATATGCTCCACACACTTCGCCAACTTATTAAAGACGACGAAAAATGGCGTAAAATTTTGCGTAAAATCAATGTGGAGTTTTACCATCAAACTGTGACAACAGAACAGATAGAATCGTTTTTGAGCAGAGAAACAAATATAGATTTAACAGCATTTTTCAATCAATATTTAAGAACTACTAAGATTCCCATTTTGGAATACCAAATTGATGGAAAACTCCTAAAATACCGCTGGACAAATGTAGTAGATGGCTTTGCTATGCCTTTACAAGTGACAATAAACGATAAAGAACTGTGGTTGCAACCAACAGCGATTTGGAATAAGGTTTCAATTGAACAGAAGATTGAGACTATGGAGATTGACCGCGATTTTTATGTAGAATCGAAAAAGATTTAAAGACTTGAAAGAACTCCCAGAACTATATTTTGAACGGGATACAGATTGGTATTACTGGCTTTTGAACAACCACTCAAAAAGTGATGGCGTATACCTTATCTTTTATAAGCTTGAATTGAATATCCCTACCATGCGCTGGGAAGATGCCGTGAAAGTAGCCATTTGTTTTGGCTGGATAGATTCTACTGTGAAAAGTTTAGGTAACGGCAAACGACGCCAGTACTTTACCAAAAGAAACCCCAAGAGTTCTTGGAGTGCTCTTAACAAACGCTATATTAAAGAACTAGAAGCTTCCGGACTAATTCATGAATCTGGTTATAAATCTATTGAAATTGCCAAACAAAACGGTAGTTGGACAGCTGCCGATGCTCTTGAACAGGGCATAATACCTGATGAGCTCCAAAACGCCTTTGATGAAAACCCAAGGGCTTTTGAAAATTACCAAAGCTTTTCTAAAGGCTATAAAAAAGCTTATTTATCATGGGTTTATAGTGCTAAAAGACCCGAAACCAAACAGAAACGTATTTCTGAGATTATAAAATTATGTCATAATAATATAAAATCTAGAAATAACATCTAGATATTTGCAAATTCTATTATTTCATGTTGAGTGAATTTGGGATTTGCCCCCTTGTTTTGTGCAACCATAGCTCCAACAGCACAAGCAAAATCAATAGCCTTTTGTGGATTCTCATTCTGAAGTAATTTGTTAATGAGCGCCCCTAAAAATGAATCACCTGCACCAACAGTATCTGCCACCTTAATTTTGTAACCACTGTTATAGAATAGACTGTCATTGTAAAATAACACAGCACCAAAAGCACCTTTGGTCACACAAATACAATTAGTATTTGTGTGTTCTGATATAAACTTAATGTTCTGTTCCAAACCCTTATATTTAGAACCTAAATAGTCTGCAACTTTATAAAGTTCTTCATCATTAAACTTAATGAAATCAGCTTTTTCCATCAGCTCTTTCAAAACTGTTATGTTATAATGCGGCGGCCTGAGATTTAAATCGAATATATTATACTTAGATAAATCGATTAAACGACATAATGTTTGTTTGGACACCTCATCCCTAGCTATTAAACTA
This genomic interval carries:
- a CDS encoding YdeI family protein; protein product: MKELPELYFERDTDWYYWLLNNHSKSDGVYLIFYKLELNIPTMRWEDAVKVAICFGWIDSTVKSLGNGKRRQYFTKRNPKSSWSALNKRYIKELEASGLIHESGYKSIEIAKQNGSWTAADALEQGIIPDELQNAFDENPRAFENYQSFSKGYKKAYLSWVYSAKRPETKQKRISEIIKLCHNNIKSRNNI
- a CDS encoding carbohydrate kinase yields the protein MSRIVCFGEVLWDIFPNGNKKIGGAPLNVALRLASLGDKVTMVSAIGKDDNGQKLIDYVRENGIDDAYIQTKDHFSTGEVTVLLNDKGSATYEIEQPRAWDKIEMSDELENYVENSDAFVFGSLIARDEVSKQTLCRLIDLSKYNIFDLNLRPPHYNITVLKELMEKADFIKFNDEELYKVADYLGSKYKGLEQNIKFISEHTNTNCICVTKGAFGAVLFYNDSLFYNSGYKIKVADTVGAGDSFLGALINKLLQNENPQKAIDFACAVGAMVAQNKGANPKFTQHEIIEFANI
- a CDS encoding M1 family metallopeptidase — protein: MINHKFIFIVLIALITIQSNSQNILKEKTKFTRQDTLRGSITPEREWWDLTYYHLDIKVEPDKKFISGKNTIQYKVLKTDSIMQIDLQPPMVILKVLQNGEELAVNHDGNAHFIHLKKKQIVDEIEHIEVYYEGLPKEAVRAPWDGGISWKKDNNGNHFIASSCQGLGASVWWPCKDHMYDEVDGMKISVNVPDDLINVSNGRLRLVERIGNTKTYHWVVKNPINNYGVNINIGDYVNFSEVYDGMAGNLNMDYYVLSYNLEKAKEQFKQVPKMMEAFEHWFGQYPFYADSFKLVEAPYLGMEHQSSVTYGNEFKNGYLGRDLSGTGWGLKFDFILVHESGHEWFANNITNKDVADMWIHEGFTAYSENLYLDYHFGKEASADYVIGTRKLIANKNPVIGTYNVNKSSEGTDMYYKGANMLHTLRQLIKDDEKWRKILRKINVEFYHQTVTTEQIESFLSRETNIDLTAFFNQYLRTTKIPILEYQIDGKLLKYRWTNVVDGFAMPLQVTINDKELWLQPTAIWNKVSIEQKIETMEIDRDFYVESKKI